Proteins encoded within one genomic window of Vidua macroura isolate BioBank_ID:100142 chromosome 2, ASM2450914v1, whole genome shotgun sequence:
- the SERPINE3 gene encoding serpin E3 isoform X2: MLPILFSAFFLSVCCITKGNCISYDELREHKTEFAISLYRQVSEAENKTNLVVSPASVAVSLELLQFGAQGNTFMELQDALGYSIHDQSVQDFMRTVDEAVTDSSQGTVVQLGCSLFVDAGVQISPDFAERAARWANSSLLQTNLTDPNTTHTQEWITTDLADEDMHGMTLESTGSSLSQVTLVSTLYFRSMWQRKFSFMDSQMLPFTTPEGSTLKVPTMHHTAEVNYGQFQTAALEAFSVVELPYLGEKLSMFLVLPSHKRTPLSQIESHLSAKTITHWANSLKRTKMDIFLPRFSIQSVFDLKTVLSALGIRDAFDPITANFKGISEQDSLYISEAIHKAEIEVTEDGTKASGATAMVLLKRSRTPIFKADRPFTFFLRQANTGSVLFIGRVTNPS, encoded by the exons ATGTTGCCCATTTTAttctctgcatttttcctgTCTGTTTGCTGCATAACCAAAGGGAACTGCATCTCCTATGATGAGCTGAGAGAGCACAAGACTGAATTTGCCATCAGTCTCTACCGGCAGGTGTCTGAAGCAGAGAACAAGACCAATCTGGTAGTCTCTCCAGCAAGCGTGGCTGTTtctttggagctgctgcagtttggAGCTCAAGGAAATACCTTTATGGAGCTGCAAGATGCCCTAGGATACAGCATTCATG ATCAAAGCGTGCAGGATTTCATGCGCACGGTGGATGAAGCAGTGACTGACTCCAGCCAAGGCACAGTGGTGCAGCTGGGATGTTCCCTCTTTGTGGACGCGGGCGTGCAGATCTCGCCCGACTTTGCCGAGCGCGCCGCGCGCTGGGCCAATAGCAGCCTGCTCCAAACCAACCTCACCGACCCCAACACCACCCACACACAGGAATGGATCACCACTGACCTTGCAG ATGAGGATATGCATGGGATGACACTGGAGAGCACTGGGTCATCACTCAGCCAGGTCACCCTGGTGAGCACCCTGTACTTCAGAAGCATGTGGCAAAGAAAGTTTTCCTTCATGGATTCCCAGATGTTGCCTTTTACGACACCAGAGGGCTCAACCCTGAAAGTGCCTACCATGCACCACACAGCTGAAGTTAACTATG GCCAGTTCCAGACTGCAGCTCTGGAGGCTTTCAGCGTGGTCGAGTTACCCTACCTAGGGGAGAAACTCAGCATGTTCCTAGTGCTTCCCAGCCACAAAAGAACACCTTTGTCCCAGATTGAGTCTCACCTTTCTGCCAAAACCATAACCCACTGGGCCAACAGCTTGAAGAGAACAAAGATGGACATTTTTCTGCCTAG GTTCAGTATTCAAAGCGTTTTTGACCTAAAGACAGTTCTTTCTGCTTTGGGAATTAGAGATGCATTTGATCCCATCACTGCTAATTTTAAAGGCATTTCAG AGCAAGATAGTCTTTATATTTCAGAAGCTATTCACAAAGCAGAGATAGAAGTAACAGAAGATGGTACAAAGGCATCAGGAGCTACAG CAATGGTCTTACTGAAAAGATCTCGAACACCTATTTTCAAAGCAGATCGACCTTTCACATTTTTCCTGAGACAAGCTAATACAG gTTCAGTACTTTTTATAGGAAGAGTTACAAATCCTTCATAA
- the SERPINE3 gene encoding serpin E3 isoform X1 has product MQSHDLVFAPLPIKEGDKTFIGSFHSGTQKDTERQDNLTELTVLAGGDCSQLIFMLPILFSAFFLSVCCITKGNCISYDELREHKTEFAISLYRQVSEAENKTNLVVSPASVAVSLELLQFGAQGNTFMELQDALGYSIHDQSVQDFMRTVDEAVTDSSQGTVVQLGCSLFVDAGVQISPDFAERAARWANSSLLQTNLTDPNTTHTQEWITTDLADEDMHGMTLESTGSSLSQVTLVSTLYFRSMWQRKFSFMDSQMLPFTTPEGSTLKVPTMHHTAEVNYGQFQTAALEAFSVVELPYLGEKLSMFLVLPSHKRTPLSQIESHLSAKTITHWANSLKRTKMDIFLPRFSIQSVFDLKTVLSALGIRDAFDPITANFKGISEQDSLYISEAIHKAEIEVTEDGTKASGATAMVLLKRSRTPIFKADRPFTFFLRQANTGMHALPFRSRILHK; this is encoded by the exons ATGCAGTCTCATGACTTGGTCTTTGCTCCACTACCTATTAAAGAAGGAGATAAGACGTTCATAGGCAGTTTCCATTCAGGAACCCAGAAGGACACAGAGAGGCAAGACAATCTAACAGAGCTAACT GTATTAGCTGGTGGAGACTGTTCCCAGCTCATCTTCATGTTGCCCATTTTAttctctgcatttttcctgTCTGTTTGCTGCATAACCAAAGGGAACTGCATCTCCTATGATGAGCTGAGAGAGCACAAGACTGAATTTGCCATCAGTCTCTACCGGCAGGTGTCTGAAGCAGAGAACAAGACCAATCTGGTAGTCTCTCCAGCAAGCGTGGCTGTTtctttggagctgctgcagtttggAGCTCAAGGAAATACCTTTATGGAGCTGCAAGATGCCCTAGGATACAGCATTCATG ATCAAAGCGTGCAGGATTTCATGCGCACGGTGGATGAAGCAGTGACTGACTCCAGCCAAGGCACAGTGGTGCAGCTGGGATGTTCCCTCTTTGTGGACGCGGGCGTGCAGATCTCGCCCGACTTTGCCGAGCGCGCCGCGCGCTGGGCCAATAGCAGCCTGCTCCAAACCAACCTCACCGACCCCAACACCACCCACACACAGGAATGGATCACCACTGACCTTGCAG ATGAGGATATGCATGGGATGACACTGGAGAGCACTGGGTCATCACTCAGCCAGGTCACCCTGGTGAGCACCCTGTACTTCAGAAGCATGTGGCAAAGAAAGTTTTCCTTCATGGATTCCCAGATGTTGCCTTTTACGACACCAGAGGGCTCAACCCTGAAAGTGCCTACCATGCACCACACAGCTGAAGTTAACTATG GCCAGTTCCAGACTGCAGCTCTGGAGGCTTTCAGCGTGGTCGAGTTACCCTACCTAGGGGAGAAACTCAGCATGTTCCTAGTGCTTCCCAGCCACAAAAGAACACCTTTGTCCCAGATTGAGTCTCACCTTTCTGCCAAAACCATAACCCACTGGGCCAACAGCTTGAAGAGAACAAAGATGGACATTTTTCTGCCTAG GTTCAGTATTCAAAGCGTTTTTGACCTAAAGACAGTTCTTTCTGCTTTGGGAATTAGAGATGCATTTGATCCCATCACTGCTAATTTTAAAGGCATTTCAG AGCAAGATAGTCTTTATATTTCAGAAGCTATTCACAAAGCAGAGATAGAAGTAACAGAAGATGGTACAAAGGCATCAGGAGCTACAG CAATGGTCTTACTGAAAAGATCTCGAACACCTATTTTCAAAGCAGATCGACCTTTCACATTTTTCCTGAGACAAGCTAATACAGGTATGCATGCTCTGCCTTTCAGGAGCAGAATCCTGCACAAGTAA